The following proteins come from a genomic window of Gimesia chilikensis:
- a CDS encoding SUMF1/EgtB/PvdO family nonheme iron enzyme — protein MAFPAGYRLGSNVPRYRFGLLVILLLFAGSVGCSDPQPPSSPVAENSTEASETTQAETDPLIPQTEQSTPVAPAEPTTSRPPENMPVKRLEPEKVEPPASAPASTTAASTERRQASPLNAPFNESMAKQGQADWAASLNREPQITNSIGMQLTLIPPGEFTMGSPTTEAERQDFETPHRVTLTRPFYLGTYEVTQAEYQTIMGENPSWFSANGKGKDKVAGKKTERFPVEFTNWEDAQRFCRKLSDREGKTYRLPTEAEWEYACRAGTTSAFHYGIIDNGQAANTHGDVPYGTNSKGPALGRTTEVGSYAPNAFGLHDMHGNVFEWCADWFVLQLYKQRAGKVTVDPLVSKRTPAAKTRVLRGGSWTKGKGIHARAALRRGNLPDWKGQNIGFRVVQEISGEPRPAPVVQAEPMPADPKPSDTKEKPVAATIRDPRAGDLVYIQPGKFLMGSLESEPGSWPMERPQHEVEIKQGFYIGKYEVTHQQFSNFVAKTKYKTDAEKSEKGGGGYVKEQKGIVNWNPRFFWKDPGFPQKSNSPVVNISWNDAVAFCDWLTEQDGQYRFRLPTEAEWEYCGRAGTKAAYAWGDKQESMVGNENASDQSLARLLSDKSFHKSRCGKWDDGIPFTTPVGSFKANPFGLYDMQGNVSEWCSDVYLDNSYQLSPDQIPATGKKRVLRGGAFDYLPMDCRVARRLGDWANETRCDRGFRVVRELTPQPGKTELAEAPQNPAPVEPQPATQNFDRPVIRFGRLATPEPVTSFTVSEDNKFLICSHQGANQVSIWDAQTLLPIKILSTPSPRSVLSRGPLLMVANDGKGTVSVFSSKDQWAQTNQLDVEKPHIVYLSAPQGRHFQNEILVTCHGEGPKASYSDCHVYHLDLKTDKDRHLMKAALATCSFDGKYVITQGSFNLSPSGGISAFAWEDFVSDRPAQPIYKGGAKSQTPYVYQVYPGSFWIGNNVIFGGVPLVSVRSKLDNLVIADRNRKLLYALTPHEVKVYPVSAVIEEVEDRKAEFPLQEFSHVYHRHNRISGYLLDHPIAFTENELTHLFALDMGKNQLLVATTPAFDIPDDALAPRLVTEAPSAGNPGSGKSDAPTKQAVPNPLKFPAFLAEGESFTHTLPEQPETKYELLNAPTGVKLNPQNEVTWKPGSRQVGKHELKFKVTQGDKVTFARVEVEVVSRDLIEMLGGLDKLKDFPRFDLDPEPAKLIPAPDYQSFLVLQGKKVHRMTGDGIKDVKTFDLPERYEFIAERDDTFLALDQGRFQLDVIDQRGGRIKKSIPLDRAGVRVLEITDLAVHPKYNISYVAIKTGIEVPRYRVLVVNESTSRVVAPDELLGTWVCVDASGKMLYTGYRDIYRNGTKFHINPGWRLLEVPQYGNLDFLISFKLRRGVPSIYQYIDNAGGNGNGIRLSADGKRITYLSNGGFPSLSRNLAGWNAKQLKQNPVAYETKGRGVCTQIAFHPTLDLVAVPGGNSAVFFNRETGEVIEDKLLLLNQGLGDVKVADLTFSPDGKSLIFLCHNPLQGNYLRPVPLKLTPAEQKQVGRKINLAQEKPRPVPTVKQSELQALKLDPKPNKQTPRQIAERFNPTVVLIKSETGSGTGFVVGSEGYILTCAHAAPEDEKLIVEYQAGKGPVKSVEATILLWDEDQDLALLKLKEKVDLPTVILSSRKSYDSGEQLTVIGNPGLGETILSQTLTTGVISNPKRMLRDQPLIQISAAVNPGNSGGPVFDDRGQVIGLVILKGDIEAAGFAVPSTELRKFLLSVTKGKPEAGDR, from the coding sequence ATGGCGTTCCCTGCAGGCTATCGTCTTGGCTCCAACGTACCCCGGTATAGATTCGGGCTGCTCGTCATACTGCTTCTTTTCGCGGGCAGTGTTGGCTGTTCCGATCCTCAGCCTCCCAGTTCGCCAGTTGCAGAGAACTCTACGGAAGCGTCCGAGACGACACAGGCGGAAACAGATCCCCTGATACCACAAACAGAACAGTCGACGCCTGTTGCTCCAGCAGAACCAACAACATCCAGGCCCCCTGAAAACATGCCAGTCAAACGGCTGGAGCCTGAGAAAGTGGAGCCACCAGCATCCGCTCCCGCGTCGACGACTGCTGCCAGCACTGAACGCCGTCAGGCTTCGCCGCTGAATGCCCCCTTCAATGAATCGATGGCGAAGCAGGGACAAGCTGACTGGGCAGCCTCGCTGAATCGAGAGCCTCAGATCACCAACAGTATCGGCATGCAGTTGACTCTGATTCCCCCCGGTGAATTCACGATGGGCTCTCCCACCACGGAAGCAGAGCGTCAGGATTTTGAAACGCCGCATCGAGTCACATTAACCAGACCGTTTTACCTGGGTACTTATGAAGTCACTCAGGCCGAGTATCAGACCATCATGGGTGAGAACCCGAGTTGGTTCAGTGCTAACGGAAAAGGGAAAGACAAAGTCGCCGGCAAAAAGACAGAGCGTTTCCCGGTGGAATTCACGAACTGGGAGGATGCACAGAGATTCTGCCGAAAGCTGTCTGACCGCGAAGGCAAGACCTATCGTCTGCCGACCGAAGCAGAGTGGGAATACGCCTGTCGGGCCGGTACGACCAGCGCGTTTCATTATGGCATTATCGATAACGGACAGGCCGCTAACACGCATGGAGATGTCCCGTACGGAACCAACTCGAAAGGACCGGCGCTGGGTCGTACGACAGAAGTTGGATCCTATGCTCCCAATGCCTTCGGTCTGCATGACATGCACGGGAATGTGTTCGAATGGTGCGCAGACTGGTTTGTACTCCAGCTCTACAAACAACGGGCGGGAAAGGTGACCGTAGATCCCCTGGTCTCGAAACGGACTCCTGCCGCGAAAACCCGGGTCTTAAGAGGTGGTTCGTGGACCAAAGGCAAAGGGATCCACGCCCGGGCGGCACTTCGGCGCGGGAATCTGCCTGACTGGAAAGGACAGAACATCGGCTTTCGGGTCGTGCAGGAAATCTCAGGCGAACCCAGGCCTGCTCCCGTTGTGCAGGCTGAACCGATGCCTGCAGATCCAAAGCCGTCTGACACAAAAGAGAAACCAGTCGCCGCGACGATCCGCGATCCCCGGGCAGGCGATCTGGTTTATATCCAGCCGGGCAAGTTTCTGATGGGGAGTCTGGAATCAGAGCCGGGGTCCTGGCCCATGGAACGTCCACAACATGAAGTCGAAATCAAACAGGGTTTTTACATCGGTAAGTACGAAGTAACCCACCAGCAGTTCTCCAACTTTGTAGCGAAAACGAAATACAAGACCGACGCCGAAAAGAGCGAAAAGGGAGGCGGAGGTTATGTCAAAGAGCAGAAAGGAATCGTGAACTGGAATCCGCGTTTCTTCTGGAAAGATCCCGGATTTCCACAGAAGAGTAATTCCCCTGTGGTCAATATTTCCTGGAACGATGCCGTCGCGTTTTGCGACTGGCTGACCGAACAGGATGGACAATACCGCTTCCGTCTGCCAACCGAAGCGGAATGGGAATATTGTGGCCGGGCCGGCACGAAAGCCGCTTATGCCTGGGGCGACAAACAGGAGTCGATGGTGGGGAATGAAAACGCTTCCGACCAGTCCCTGGCCAGACTGTTGAGTGATAAGTCTTTTCATAAAAGCCGTTGCGGGAAATGGGATGACGGAATTCCGTTTACTACCCCCGTCGGTTCATTCAAAGCCAATCCGTTCGGTCTATATGACATGCAAGGCAATGTCAGTGAATGGTGCAGCGACGTCTACCTGGATAACAGCTACCAGCTTTCCCCGGATCAGATTCCTGCCACAGGCAAAAAAAGAGTGCTGCGTGGTGGTGCGTTTGATTACCTGCCCATGGACTGCCGCGTCGCCCGCCGTCTCGGCGACTGGGCCAATGAAACCCGCTGTGATCGTGGTTTTCGAGTCGTGCGGGAACTGACACCCCAGCCCGGTAAAACCGAACTCGCAGAAGCTCCACAGAACCCTGCCCCTGTTGAGCCGCAACCTGCGACTCAGAACTTTGACAGACCGGTGATCAGATTTGGTCGCCTGGCGACACCAGAGCCGGTGACTTCGTTTACGGTCTCTGAGGATAACAAATTCCTGATCTGCTCTCACCAGGGAGCCAATCAGGTTTCAATCTGGGATGCGCAGACATTGCTCCCCATCAAGATCCTGAGTACTCCTTCACCGCGTTCGGTCCTCAGTCGGGGGCCGTTACTGATGGTGGCTAATGACGGAAAGGGAACGGTTAGCGTCTTCTCCAGCAAAGACCAATGGGCGCAGACCAATCAACTGGATGTCGAAAAGCCGCACATCGTTTACCTGAGTGCGCCCCAGGGTCGACACTTCCAGAATGAAATCCTGGTTACCTGCCATGGAGAAGGTCCCAAGGCTTCTTACAGTGACTGTCATGTTTATCATCTCGATCTCAAAACCGACAAAGACCGCCACCTGATGAAGGCGGCGCTGGCAACCTGCAGCTTCGACGGCAAGTATGTCATTACGCAGGGTTCGTTTAATCTCAGCCCGTCCGGAGGGATCTCTGCCTTTGCCTGGGAGGACTTCGTTTCCGACCGTCCTGCTCAGCCGATTTACAAGGGAGGCGCGAAATCTCAAACCCCCTACGTCTACCAGGTCTATCCTGGTTCATTCTGGATTGGAAATAATGTGATCTTCGGAGGCGTTCCTCTCGTCAGTGTCAGAAGCAAACTGGACAACCTGGTCATCGCGGACCGGAACCGTAAGTTACTGTATGCATTGACTCCCCACGAGGTGAAGGTCTATCCGGTGTCTGCTGTCATTGAAGAAGTGGAAGATCGAAAAGCCGAATTTCCCCTGCAGGAGTTCAGCCACGTTTATCATCGCCACAACCGGATTAGCGGCTATCTGCTGGATCATCCGATTGCTTTTACCGAAAATGAACTGACACACCTGTTTGCCCTGGACATGGGTAAAAATCAGTTGCTGGTGGCCACAACTCCGGCCTTTGACATTCCCGATGATGCTCTGGCACCACGACTGGTTACCGAAGCTCCGAGTGCCGGCAATCCGGGTTCCGGTAAGTCTGACGCTCCCACCAAGCAGGCAGTCCCGAATCCCCTGAAGTTCCCGGCGTTTCTCGCCGAGGGCGAGTCTTTCACGCACACGCTCCCGGAACAACCTGAGACCAAATATGAACTGTTAAACGCGCCAACCGGCGTCAAGCTGAATCCCCAGAACGAGGTTACCTGGAAACCCGGTTCCAGGCAGGTGGGCAAGCACGAACTCAAATTCAAGGTCACACAGGGAGATAAGGTCACCTTTGCGCGGGTGGAAGTCGAAGTTGTCTCCCGTGACCTGATCGAGATGCTGGGCGGGCTCGATAAACTGAAAGACTTCCCACGGTTTGATCTCGATCCGGAACCGGCCAAGCTGATTCCCGCACCGGACTATCAGTCGTTTCTCGTTCTGCAGGGAAAGAAAGTCCATCGAATGACCGGCGATGGTATCAAAGATGTGAAAACCTTTGACCTGCCAGAACGCTATGAATTTATTGCCGAACGCGATGATACATTTCTGGCATTGGACCAGGGCCGATTTCAGCTGGATGTGATCGATCAGCGGGGAGGCCGCATCAAAAAGAGTATCCCCCTGGATCGGGCGGGAGTACGGGTGCTCGAAATCACGGACCTGGCGGTACACCCGAAATATAACATCAGTTATGTCGCGATCAAAACAGGCATCGAGGTTCCCCGCTATCGGGTTCTGGTGGTTAACGAGAGTACTTCCCGAGTAGTCGCTCCTGATGAACTGCTGGGAACATGGGTCTGTGTCGACGCATCCGGCAAGATGCTCTATACCGGCTATCGCGACATTTACCGCAACGGGACCAAGTTTCACATCAACCCCGGCTGGAGACTGCTGGAAGTGCCCCAGTATGGCAACCTGGACTTTCTGATCAGCTTCAAACTCCGCCGCGGGGTTCCGTCGATCTATCAGTACATCGACAATGCCGGCGGTAACGGGAACGGAATCCGTCTTTCCGCCGACGGGAAGCGAATTACGTATCTTTCGAACGGTGGTTTTCCCTCGTTATCGCGAAACCTGGCCGGCTGGAATGCGAAGCAGCTCAAACAAAATCCGGTGGCTTACGAAACTAAGGGGCGCGGGGTCTGTACGCAAATCGCCTTCCATCCGACACTGGATCTGGTCGCGGTCCCCGGCGGGAATTCGGCAGTGTTTTTCAACCGTGAAACTGGTGAAGTTATCGAGGACAAACTCTTGCTGCTGAATCAGGGATTAGGCGATGTGAAGGTCGCAGACCTGACTTTCTCTCCTGACGGGAAGTCTCTGATCTTCCTCTGTCACAATCCACTCCAAGGTAATTATCTGCGACCAGTGCCTCTCAAGCTGACACCTGCCGAACAGAAACAGGTCGGACGTAAGATCAATCTCGCGCAGGAAAAACCGCGACCAGTCCCCACGGTCAAGCAGTCAGAACTGCAGGCACTGAAGCTGGATCCTAAACCGAATAAACAGACGCCGCGGCAGATCGCTGAGCGATTTAATCCGACTGTGGTGCTAATCAAGTCTGAAACCGGCTCGGGCACCGGCTTTGTTGTGGGAAGTGAAGGCTATATCCTGACCTGTGCCCATGCCGCCCCCGAGGATGAGAAGCTGATTGTCGAGTATCAGGCTGGAAAAGGCCCTGTTAAATCAGTAGAAGCGACAATCCTTCTGTGGGATGAAGATCAGGACCTGGCGCTACTTAAGTTGAAGGAAAAAGTTGATCTGCCGACAGTCATTTTGAGCTCCCGTAAGTCCTATGATTCGGGCGAACAGCTGACTGTGATTGGGAATCCGGGACTGGGAGAGACCATCCTCTCGCAGACACTGACCACGGGCGTCATCAGCAATCCGAAGCGGATGCTCCGCGATCAGCCGCTGATTCAGATTTCTGCCGCAGTGAATCCCGGCAACAGTGGTGGTCCGGTGTTTGATGACCGAGGCCAGGTGATCGGCCTGGTGATCTTAAAAGGGGATATCGAAGCAGCCGGGTTCGCGGTTCCGTCCACAGAACTTCGTAAGTTCCTGCTGTCCGTCACGAAAGGGAAACCAGAGGCAGGTGACAGGTAG
- a CDS encoding YybH family protein: protein MQSDEQEIRDLVSTWLEATKAGDTEKVLELMAEDVVFLVPGEPPMVGKAPYKEAAQPHPEQPVPEIEGVSEIQEIKVLGDWAYMWTEMAVKVTPPSGHPVKRVGHTLSILHKENGKWVIARDANMLVPVTD from the coding sequence ATGCAAAGTGATGAACAGGAAATTCGTGATCTGGTCAGCACCTGGCTGGAAGCAACAAAAGCAGGCGACACCGAGAAGGTACTGGAACTGATGGCGGAGGATGTCGTATTCCTCGTTCCGGGAGAGCCTCCCATGGTAGGGAAAGCGCCCTACAAAGAAGCGGCGCAGCCCCACCCCGAACAGCCGGTTCCGGAGATTGAAGGTGTCAGCGAAATTCAGGAGATCAAAGTCCTGGGTGACTGGGCCTACATGTGGACTGAGATGGCCGTCAAAGTGACTCCCCCAAGCGGACATCCCGTCAAGCGGGTCGGCCACACACTGTCCATTCTGCACAAAGAGAATGGCAAATGGGTGATTGCCCGCGATGCGAACATGCTGGTACCAGTTACAGATTGA
- a CDS encoding sulfatase has product MNSRFLRHSLIAVICGLVFSSVSTLKAANLNATQPPNIVVFLVDDMGVMDTSVPFLTDAEGNPKRYPLNDYYITPNMEGLAKQGIRFNNFYAMSVCSPTRISILTGQNAARHHATNWINPRKNNAGPQGPPDWNWEGLKKEDVTLPRLLQKSGYKTIHVGKGHFGADNFPGAEPLNLGFNVNIAGASFGAPGSYYGEKKYGLGTRRAHHAVPGLDKYHGTDTFLTEALTLEANAALAETVKQKQPFFLYMAHYAVHAPFDSDPRFADHYKDSGKPKNAQAFATLIEGMDKSLGDIMQQLNELGVAENTLIFFLGDNGSDAPLGHQHEVACAAPLRGKKGAHYEGGMRVPFIAAWAKPNPENVNQKQLPIPANMIQDQVAAVYDLFPTILDLTHTLPPKDYVMDGMPLNQLLLGEQDHSRPETFLMNYPHAPHRSDYFTVYRDGDWKVIYHYFPSKQSEGSHYQLYNLAKDPFEQHNLAESNPQKLKQMMQSLIDSLQSHQAQYPVEAAGSSKPVKPKLPST; this is encoded by the coding sequence ATGAATTCACGATTTTTGCGCCACTCTCTAATCGCAGTCATCTGTGGTCTTGTTTTCAGTTCCGTTTCCACGCTCAAAGCAGCAAATCTGAATGCGACGCAACCACCGAACATCGTCGTCTTTCTCGTGGACGATATGGGAGTCATGGATACTTCGGTGCCCTTTCTGACCGACGCCGAGGGGAACCCCAAACGGTACCCACTCAACGATTATTACATCACGCCCAACATGGAAGGCCTGGCAAAGCAGGGGATTCGTTTCAATAACTTTTATGCGATGAGTGTCTGCTCGCCGACCCGGATTTCCATTCTGACCGGCCAGAACGCAGCCCGGCATCATGCGACGAACTGGATTAATCCCCGTAAGAATAATGCCGGTCCTCAGGGACCGCCGGACTGGAACTGGGAAGGCCTTAAGAAAGAAGACGTCACGCTGCCGCGTTTACTACAGAAATCAGGCTACAAGACGATTCATGTCGGTAAAGGCCATTTTGGTGCAGACAACTTCCCCGGAGCGGAACCGCTGAATCTGGGATTCAACGTCAATATCGCTGGCGCTTCGTTCGGGGCACCAGGCAGTTATTACGGTGAGAAGAAATACGGTCTGGGGACCCGCCGGGCACATCACGCCGTTCCCGGTCTGGATAAATATCATGGCACTGATACCTTCCTGACCGAAGCACTCACACTGGAAGCGAACGCGGCACTGGCAGAAACGGTCAAGCAGAAGCAACCGTTCTTCCTCTATATGGCGCACTATGCTGTGCATGCTCCTTTTGATTCCGATCCCCGCTTCGCCGACCATTATAAGGATTCAGGTAAACCGAAGAACGCTCAGGCGTTTGCCACTTTGATTGAAGGCATGGACAAATCCCTGGGTGATATCATGCAGCAGCTCAATGAACTGGGAGTCGCAGAAAATACACTCATCTTTTTCCTGGGAGACAACGGTTCCGACGCACCCCTGGGGCATCAACACGAAGTTGCCTGTGCAGCGCCTCTGCGGGGCAAGAAGGGAGCTCATTACGAAGGAGGCATGCGGGTGCCTTTCATCGCAGCCTGGGCCAAACCGAATCCGGAAAATGTCAATCAGAAGCAGCTCCCCATTCCCGCAAATATGATTCAGGATCAGGTGGCTGCCGTCTATGATCTGTTTCCCACGATTCTGGATCTGACACACACACTCCCGCCCAAAGATTATGTCATGGACGGAATGCCCCTTAATCAACTGCTGTTGGGCGAGCAGGACCATTCACGTCCGGAAACGTTCCTGATGAACTATCCCCATGCACCGCATCGCAGCGATTACTTTACGGTTTACCGGGACGGCGACTGGAAAGTGATCTACCACTATTTCCCCTCCAAACAATCGGAGGGTTCTCACTACCAGCTGTATAACCTGGCAAAGGACCCGTTCGAACAGCACAACCTCGCAGAATCGAATCCACAGAAGCTCAAGCAGATGATGCAGTCCCTGATCGACAGTCTGCAATCTCATCAGGCACAGTATCCGGTCGAAGCTGCCGGCAGCAGCAAGCCGGTCAAACCGAAACTGCCTTCAACCTGA
- a CDS encoding BlaI/MecI/CopY family transcriptional regulator, with amino-acid sequence MNASQLGRVQLQIMQVLWDRGRVNAREITDALNQHSNIAHSTVQTLLRQLEAKQAVAHDVEERTFVFYPLIKEDKVTRQATRELIDDIFDGSAAGLVAYLLENEKIPKSELQQLRKLINDE; translated from the coding sequence ATGAACGCCAGCCAACTGGGTCGGGTCCAGCTGCAGATCATGCAGGTACTCTGGGATCGCGGCCGTGTCAATGCGCGTGAGATCACAGACGCACTCAACCAGCATTCAAACATTGCCCACAGTACGGTCCAGACACTGCTGCGTCAGCTGGAAGCCAAACAGGCTGTGGCCCACGACGTCGAAGAGCGCACGTTTGTGTTTTACCCGCTGATCAAAGAGGACAAAGTCACGCGGCAAGCCACGCGCGAACTGATCGATGACATATTTGATGGTTCCGCAGCAGGACTGGTTGCCTATCTGCTGGAGAACGAAAAAATCCCCAAATCGGAGTTGCAACAGCTGCGTAAGCTGATCAACGACGAGTAA